The following proteins come from a genomic window of Miscanthus floridulus cultivar M001 chromosome 2, ASM1932011v1, whole genome shotgun sequence:
- the LOC136529488 gene encoding zinc transporter 2-like, with protein sequence MARATNAHHHLLLLLGLSLAAAAWAHGGGGDSDSDDADAGDDGGASRPDLRARGLVEAKLWCLAVVFAGTLLGGVSPYFMRWNEAFLALGTQFAGGVFLGTALMHFLSDANETFGDLLPDSGYPWAFMLACAGYVVTMFADVAISYVVSRGRTAGSPGPAEGLEEGKMGATNGTISDPTPPETHGSDHSAASMLRNASTIGDSVLLIVALCFHSVFEGIAIGVAKTKADAWKALWTISLHKIFAAIAMGIALLRMLPNRPLLSCFAYAFAFAISSPIGVGIGIIIDATTQGRVADWIFAVSMGLATGVFVYVSISHLLSKGYRPRRPVAVDTPVGRWLAVVLGVAVIAVVMIWDT encoded by the exons ATGGCCCGCGCCACCAAcgcccaccaccacctcctcctcctcctcggcctctccCTCGCGGCCGCCGCGTGGGCGCACGGCGGAGGTGGGGACTCTGACTCCGACGACGCCGACGCGGGGGATGATGGGGGCGCCTCCCGGCCTGACCTGCGCGCGCGGGGGCTGGTGGAGGCCAAGCTGTGGTGCCTGGCGGTGGTGTTCGCGGGCACGCTGCTGGGCGGGGTGTCCCCCTACTTCATGCGCTGGAACGAGGCGTTCCTCGCGCTGGGCACGCAGTTCGCGGGCGGCGTCTTCCTCGGCACCGCGCTCATGCACTTCCTCAGCGACGCCAACGAGACGTTCGGGGACCTGCTCCCCGACAGCGGCTACCCCTGGGCGTTCATGCTCGCCTGCGCCGGCTACGTCGTCACCATGTTCGCAGACGTCGCCATCTCCTACGTCGTCTCACGGGGCCGCACCGCCGGTTCCCCCGGCCCCGCTGAAG GGCTGGAGGAGGGCAAGATGGGAGCCACAAATGGCACAATCTCTGATCCCACGCCACCT GAGACGCACGGATCTGATCACTCGGCCGCATCCATGCTGCGCAACGCGAGCACCATCGGTGACAGCGTGCTGCTCATAGTCGCCCTCTGCTTCCACTCCGTCTTCGAAGGCATCGCCATCGGGGTCGCCA AGACGAAGGCTGACGCATGGAAGGCGCTGTGGACCATCAGCTTGCACAAGATCTTCGCGGCCATCGCCATGGGAATCGCGCTGCTCCGGATGCTCCCCAACCGGCCCCTCCTCTCCTGCTTCGCCTACGCCTTCGCGTTCGCCATCTCCAGCCCCATCGGCGTCGGCATCGGCATCATCATCGACGCCACCACGCAGGGCCGGGTGGCCGACTGGATCTTCGCCGTCTCCATGGGCCTCGCCACGGGCGTCTTCGTCTATGTCTCCATCAGCCACCTCCTCTCCAAAGGGTACCGGCCCCGGAGGCCCGTCGCCGTCGACACGCCCGTCGGGAGGTGGCTCGCCGTCGTGCTCGGCGTGGCTGTCATCGCCGTCGTCATGATATGGGACACCTGA
- the LOC136539635 gene encoding heavy metal-associated isoprenylated plant protein 34-like — protein sequence MSTVVMRVDIECEKCYKKIRKVLCKVQDKVSIRTISYDEKNSTVTVSGPFDGEEVADRLTSDAGKVITDIHVVGGFGLGGGGGKQKHGAAAAPGKAPKPGKANGNGHGQGQGHGHGGHGGGGGHGGLGGGGGGKTEKKHVKFDDMDMDMDMDDDDFDLDDMDEPAGRHAHSGHGHGHDHGNGGGKPKIIRTNTPIAARLEAPRTGPAMSMAAAAPVRMPMPAMGPMPQQQVQHAQGMGVPSIWPAAPEWGYSTQPYGSYSGPPAGGYYGGGGPAAAYGPAGHWPYGGYGRNPYAQPQPQQQYYEEEPSAGCSVM from the exons ATGTCGACGGTTGTCATGAGAGTGGATATTGAGTGtgagaagtgctacaagaagatcAGGAAGGTCCTCTGCAAGGTCCAAG ACAAAGTGAGCATCAGGACCATCTCCTACGACGAGAAGAACAGCACGGTGACGGTGTCCGGGCCCTTCGACGGCGAGGAGGTCGCCGACAGGCTCACCTCCGACGCCGGCAAGGTCATCACCGACATACACGTCGTCGGGGGCTTCGGCTTGGGTGGAGGCGGAGGGAAACAGAagcacggcgccgccgccgccccaggCAAGGCGCCCAAGCCAGGGAAGGCCAACGGCAACGGGCACGGCCAGGGCCAGGGACATGGCCATggcgggcacggcggcggcggaggccatggcgggctcggtggtggcggcggcggcaagacGGAGAAGAAGCACGTCAAGTTCgacgacatggacatggacatggacatggacgacGACGACTTCGACCTGGACGACATGGACGAGCCGGCCGGGCGCCACGCGCAcagcgggcacgggcacgggcacgacCACGGGAACGGTGGCGGCAAGCCGAAGATCATCAGGACCAACACCCCCATCGCGGCGCGGCTGGAGGCGCCCCGCACCGGCCCGGCGATGTCGATGGCCGCGGCGGCGCCCGTGAGGATGCCGATGCCGGCGATGGGGCCAATGCCACAGCAGCAGGTTCAGCACGCGCAGGGCATGGGCGTGCCGTCCATCTGGCCAGCCGCCCCCGAGTGGGGGTACAGCACGCAGCCGTACGGCAGCTACAGCGGCCCGCCTGCCGGAGGGTACTACGGCGGCGGCGGGCCCGCCGCGGCATACGGCCCCGCCGGGCACTGGCCGTACGGCGGCTACGGCCGGAACCCGTacgcgcagccgcagccgcagcagcagTACTACGAGGAAGAGCCCAGCGCTGGGTGCAGCGTCATGTGA
- the LOC136529480 gene encoding uncharacterized protein: MDPHRLTGPAASDADDADDWDNDDFVIPSFSVEESDLGDWEASRTTDPQPPPKPTKDTENIYLGPHGAPPSRAKKAEDTSATAGYRDKNNKTREADQKAFGTGRNTKGGSAGDFHRHNGANHGKDPNKRSV, encoded by the exons ATGGATCCGCACCGGCTGACCGGCCCCGCCGCGTCCGACGCCGACGATGCCGATGACTGGG ATAATGATGACTTTGTGATCCCAAGTTTTAGTGTTGAAGAATCTGATCTCGGTGACTGGGAAGCTTCACGGACTACTGATCCTCAACCACCTCCAAAG CCCACCAAAGATACAGAGAACATCTATCTCGGACCACACGGAGCACCACCATCTCGAGCGAAGAAGGCAGAGGATACTTCGGCTACAGCTGGGTACCGTGACAAGAACAATAAAACGAGGGAAGCTGATCAGAAGGCTTTTGGAACTGGGCGGAACACCAAAGGAGGCAGCGCGGGAGACTTCCACCGCCACAATGGTGCCAACCATGGCAAGGACCCCAACAAGAGATCTGTTTGA